One segment of Vibrio mimicus DNA contains the following:
- a CDS encoding sensor histidine kinase, with product MAKSRLLLSELLDQLSFALCIVRNDYVIVKVNEYFESRVIFDGEAMQGKNILDLFPESADYLKRKIDTALVIESSSFSSWEQKPHLLPFKSSRPVSGEEDKMYQDLEVIPIHSEDGAIEHVCLCVYDVTIQASQQLELKRVSQKLEEEHQAQKVLIKKLEDAQGQLIQSEKMASIGQLSAGIAHEINNPVGFITSNLQTLSDYFSSLEKVLKSITQTIGQGQDAALIDSCQKILKQGQVDFILEDTAELITESLEGSSRVMSIVKNLKEFSHVDRSEWSYANLENCIESTLKIINNEIKYNITVEKHYSPNVPDVYCQPMQINQVLLNILVNASHAIKGEGVIGITLQATNADFVEIRIQDTGCGIPEEIRERIFEPFFTTKPVGSGTGLGLSVSYGIINKHNGTISVASEVGKGSEFTIRLPVNPSPETVGNTEPKAM from the coding sequence ATGGCCAAGAGTCGCTTGTTGCTCTCAGAGCTATTGGATCAACTCTCTTTTGCGCTGTGTATCGTGCGAAATGATTATGTGATCGTTAAAGTGAACGAGTATTTTGAGTCACGAGTCATTTTTGATGGGGAGGCGATGCAGGGAAAAAATATTCTCGATCTGTTTCCTGAATCGGCTGACTACTTAAAGCGCAAAATTGATACGGCTCTGGTCATTGAATCCTCCAGTTTCAGTAGTTGGGAGCAAAAACCACATTTGCTACCTTTTAAAAGCTCTCGCCCCGTCTCTGGTGAAGAAGACAAAATGTATCAGGATCTCGAAGTGATCCCGATTCACAGTGAAGATGGCGCAATAGAGCACGTCTGCTTATGTGTTTATGACGTGACTATTCAAGCCAGCCAACAACTGGAGCTAAAGCGGGTTTCGCAAAAGCTTGAAGAAGAGCATCAAGCTCAAAAAGTGTTGATCAAAAAACTCGAAGATGCGCAGGGGCAGTTAATCCAGTCGGAAAAAATGGCCTCGATTGGCCAGCTTTCCGCCGGTATTGCCCATGAAATCAATAACCCAGTCGGTTTTATTACTTCCAACCTGCAAACCTTAAGTGATTACTTCAGCAGTTTAGAGAAAGTGCTGAAGAGCATTACTCAAACCATAGGTCAAGGTCAGGATGCTGCGCTGATTGATTCGTGCCAAAAAATCCTCAAGCAAGGACAAGTGGATTTTATTTTGGAAGATACGGCGGAGCTGATCACTGAATCACTTGAAGGCTCTTCACGCGTGATGTCGATCGTGAAAAACCTCAAAGAATTCTCACACGTGGATCGCTCAGAGTGGAGCTATGCCAATTTAGAAAACTGTATTGAGTCCACACTTAAAATCATTAACAACGAAATCAAGTACAACATCACGGTGGAAAAACACTATTCGCCGAATGTGCCAGATGTGTATTGCCAGCCCATGCAAATCAATCAGGTGTTGCTCAATATTCTGGTGAACGCGAGTCATGCAATTAAAGGTGAGGGCGTCATTGGGATCACCTTACAAGCCACCAATGCGGATTTTGTCGAGATAAGAATTCAAGATACTGGTTGCGGAATACCTGAAGAGATCCGCGAGCGTATTTTTGAGCCTTTCTTTACCACAAAACCGGTTGGTTCTGGTACTGGCTTAGGGTTGTCTGTTTCTTACGGAATTATTAATAAACACAATGGCACCATCAGTGTGGCGAGTGAAGTAGGTAAAGGCAGCGAATTTACCATTCGTTTACCGGTTAATCCGAGTCCCGAAACGGTAGGTAATACCGAACCCAAAGCGATGTAA
- a CDS encoding EAL domain-containing response regulator yields MYASREILLVDDEPAVLNALKRELRPYFPNLYTATCAQEALEVLKQHSIQMVISDYRMPGMNGADLVIEINRHYPQIMSLILSGQADMDGLSRALNEGELYKFLLKPWDRTYLLQTILQCFSEKERQQEFNSATGLKTQSALDKQISLLQSLREQPYLILVMEWPQSLTESQRHSISQQLNDVLPDVDNLYQDGSCWFWVMHRLTPWYQSVFKLLDHFENTLLPAATNGVRWWLTDMESWSDAVLKSHHSALDVPSLFENFPLYWLGKTSDVDEIKQLLGIYRDLLQHRFCAFYQPQKSMISGEVIAFEALARRELGRGLYEMPARFFPILEKYHLIPELTEVMVRDILIFLMAEESILSDITVGVNIPGTMLTDGSCYRLIVELAKQHGAEQALHRLSVEITEHDLIADFDAAKHEIYKLKSLGIRCALDDFGTGYSGYEYLCEIPFDVVKIDGRFIQSLGKSDSSTVILNSMISSIKSLSMQVIAEWVDSEPQYHILKEMGCDMVQGYLVSPAIAPEQVLKYLDKEREGRYANG; encoded by the coding sequence ATGTATGCGAGCCGAGAGATCTTATTGGTGGATGATGAACCTGCGGTGCTCAATGCACTGAAACGGGAACTTCGCCCCTATTTTCCAAATCTGTATACCGCAACTTGTGCACAAGAGGCGTTGGAAGTGTTAAAGCAACATTCGATACAGATGGTGATCTCCGACTATCGAATGCCCGGAATGAATGGGGCGGATCTGGTGATCGAAATTAATCGTCATTATCCGCAGATTATGTCGCTAATCCTCTCGGGGCAGGCGGATATGGATGGGTTATCACGTGCACTGAATGAAGGTGAATTGTACAAATTCCTCCTCAAGCCTTGGGATCGCACTTATCTATTACAGACCATATTGCAGTGTTTCAGTGAAAAAGAGCGCCAACAAGAATTCAATTCGGCCACGGGGCTAAAAACGCAGAGTGCGCTAGATAAACAGATTTCCCTTTTGCAGTCACTGCGTGAACAACCCTATCTCATTTTGGTCATGGAATGGCCCCAATCGCTGACAGAGAGCCAACGTCATTCCATTTCACAGCAACTCAACGATGTATTACCCGATGTGGATAATCTCTATCAAGATGGTTCGTGTTGGTTTTGGGTTATGCATCGCTTAACCCCTTGGTATCAGAGCGTATTTAAACTGCTGGATCACTTTGAAAACACTTTATTGCCAGCCGCAACAAATGGCGTGCGCTGGTGGTTGACAGATATGGAATCTTGGTCGGATGCCGTGCTGAAATCGCACCATTCCGCGCTAGATGTCCCCTCTTTATTTGAGAATTTCCCTTTGTATTGGTTGGGTAAAACCTCCGATGTTGATGAGATCAAGCAACTGTTGGGTATTTATCGCGATCTGTTACAACACCGATTCTGTGCTTTTTATCAACCTCAAAAATCGATGATATCGGGGGAAGTGATTGCTTTTGAGGCGTTAGCAAGACGGGAATTGGGGCGAGGACTCTATGAAATGCCGGCTCGTTTTTTTCCTATTTTGGAGAAATACCATCTGATCCCTGAGCTGACCGAAGTCATGGTGCGTGACATTCTGATCTTTTTAATGGCTGAAGAGTCAATTCTCTCGGACATCACGGTCGGCGTGAATATCCCCGGAACTATGCTGACTGATGGCAGTTGCTATCGGTTGATCGTAGAACTTGCCAAGCAACATGGTGCAGAGCAGGCATTACATCGTCTCTCTGTCGAGATCACTGAGCACGATTTGATTGCCGATTTTGATGCCGCTAAACATGAGATTTATAAGCTAAAATCATTAGGAATACGCTGTGCTTTAGATGACTTCGGGACGGGGTATTCGGGATATGAATATTTGTGCGAAATTCCATTTGATGTTGTGAAAATCGATGGCCGATTTATCCAAAGTTTGGGTAAGTCGGATTCAAGCACAGTAATTTTAAATTCGATGATCTCCAGTATTAAGTCCTTGTCGATGCAAGTGATTGCGGAGTGGGTCGATTCGGAACCGCAATATCATATTTTAAAAGAGATGGGATGCGACATGGTGCAAGGCTACTTGGTTAGCCCCGCAATTGCCCCAGAACAAGTCCTGAAGTATCTCGATAAAGAGAGGGAAGGGCGCTATGCAAATGGATAA
- a CDS encoding ABC transporter substrate-binding protein, giving the protein MYKNKITQALLLSAGLAVAATSFSSLAANVPAGTKLAPVQELVRGNGTEVASLDPHKTEGVPESNVIRDLLEGLVNQDANGNVVPGVAESWETTDNKTFTFHIRKDAKWSNGDPVTAHDFVYSFQRAVDPATASPYSWYMEYTKMKNAKEIIAGEKDKSTLGVKAVDDKTLMFELESAVPYFVMMMGHTTVKPVHKATVEKFGEQWTKPENYVGNGAYVLDKWVVNERLELKRNPQYWDDKNTVLNKVTYLPIENQVAEMNRFLSGEIQITNELPLEHFKRLKKEHPEAVQVQGQLCTYYYGFNNKKPPFDDVRVRQALSYAIDRDVVSDAILGQGQKPAYFLTPEITAGFSPEMPAYGKLTQKERIAEAKKLLEDAGYNKSNPLKFTLLYNTSENHKKIATAIQSMWKTSLGVDIALENQEWKTYLDTRRQGNFDVTRAGWCGDYNEASSFLTLMLSSNTSNDPQYHSAEYDAVIEKAMTSTSEEERQKLYADAEKLLARDMPIAPIYQYVRSRLVSPTVGGYPSNNAEDKIYMKDLYIKAQ; this is encoded by the coding sequence ATGTATAAGAACAAAATCACCCAAGCACTGCTTTTAAGTGCTGGTCTGGCGGTGGCAGCCACGTCTTTTTCCTCTCTTGCAGCGAATGTTCCTGCTGGTACCAAACTTGCTCCTGTTCAAGAGCTAGTTCGTGGTAACGGTACTGAAGTTGCGTCACTTGACCCACACAAAACCGAAGGTGTTCCTGAATCCAACGTGATTCGTGATCTGTTAGAAGGTCTGGTTAACCAAGACGCTAATGGCAATGTGGTACCAGGTGTTGCAGAGAGTTGGGAAACTACAGACAACAAAACGTTCACTTTCCACATCCGTAAAGATGCAAAATGGTCTAACGGCGACCCTGTTACTGCGCACGATTTCGTGTACAGCTTCCAACGTGCTGTCGATCCAGCAACAGCTTCTCCATACTCTTGGTACATGGAATACACCAAGATGAAGAATGCGAAAGAAATCATCGCAGGGGAGAAAGACAAATCAACGCTGGGTGTAAAAGCGGTTGATGACAAAACGCTGATGTTTGAACTGGAAAGCGCAGTGCCTTACTTCGTGATGATGATGGGTCACACTACCGTGAAGCCTGTTCACAAAGCGACAGTAGAAAAGTTTGGCGAACAATGGACCAAGCCTGAAAACTATGTGGGCAACGGTGCTTATGTTCTTGATAAATGGGTAGTAAACGAGCGTCTAGAGCTCAAACGTAACCCACAATACTGGGACGACAAGAATACAGTTCTAAACAAAGTCACTTACCTGCCAATTGAAAACCAAGTAGCAGAGATGAACCGCTTCCTATCGGGTGAAATTCAGATCACGAATGAGCTGCCTCTTGAGCACTTCAAGCGTCTGAAAAAAGAGCATCCAGAAGCAGTACAAGTACAAGGTCAACTCTGTACTTACTACTACGGTTTCAACAACAAAAAGCCACCATTTGATGATGTTCGTGTACGTCAAGCGCTCTCTTACGCGATTGATCGTGACGTTGTTTCTGATGCAATCTTAGGTCAAGGCCAAAAACCGGCTTATTTCCTAACACCTGAAATCACTGCTGGTTTCAGCCCAGAGATGCCAGCTTACGGCAAATTGACTCAAAAAGAGCGTATTGCTGAAGCGAAGAAATTGCTTGAAGACGCAGGTTACAACAAGTCCAATCCTCTGAAATTTACGCTGCTGTATAACACTTCAGAAAACCACAAAAAGATTGCTACAGCGATCCAGTCTATGTGGAAAACCTCTCTGGGCGTTGATATTGCATTGGAAAACCAAGAGTGGAAAACCTATCTAGACACTCGTCGCCAAGGCAACTTTGATGTGACTCGTGCTGGATGGTGTGGTGATTACAATGAAGCGTCTTCTTTCTTGACTTTGATGCTTTCAAGCAACACGTCAAATGATCCTCAATACCACAGTGCTGAGTACGATGCTGTGATTGAAAAAGCCATGACATCAACTTCAGAAGAAGAGCGTCAAAAACTCTATGCTGATGCTGAGAAGCTATTGGCTCGCGATATGCCAATCGCGCCAATCTATCAATACGTAAGATCACGTCTTGTTTCTCCAACCGTAGGTGGTTACCCATCCAACAACGCGGAAGACAAGATCTATATGAAAGATCTTTACATCAAAGCTCAATAA
- a CDS encoding response regulator, with amino-acid sequence MAIRLTVADDSKMSRKSVIRSIPPGWDVEITEAQNGKEAVEHYNNGLADVMFLDLTMPEMDGIQVLEHFHSIDAKCLVIVISADIQPLVQQRVRELGALNFLQKPLDPAQLEQTLHEAGLL; translated from the coding sequence ATGGCGATTCGGCTAACGGTAGCAGATGATTCAAAAATGTCGCGAAAGTCCGTGATTAGGTCGATTCCACCCGGTTGGGATGTGGAAATTACCGAAGCACAAAATGGCAAAGAAGCGGTGGAGCATTACAACAATGGTCTTGCCGATGTGATGTTTTTGGATCTCACTATGCCAGAAATGGATGGTATACAAGTATTGGAACATTTTCACAGCATTGATGCTAAATGCTTAGTCATTGTGATTAGTGCCGATATTCAACCTTTAGTTCAGCAGCGAGTCCGTGAATTAGGCGCACTGAACTTTTTACAAAAGCCACTCGATCCGGCACAACTGGAACAGACACTTCATGAGGCAGGACTGCTATGA
- a CDS encoding response regulator, translated as MQMDNTHDEKLNILLLDDENDILKALNRVLRMEYNVVTFDNGAEALQYLEQNLIHIIISDMRMPEMDGADFLAKAREMQPQTVRLLLTGYADIQSTVRAVNAGGIHTYISKPWDNENLKLIVGKAAEFYRLSRDKERLTIELEERNKDLEVANQALAANNLKLSQFNQELEVKVQERTLELQDSNKRLEVSLASRNKTFKDILAMVTAIIQHRTGYPADHAERIANQAKSVALKLKQPEAVASHVYLCGLMHQIGLIGEANNDWKVIKVHQDTDIPITPNVNPILGAEIVGRIKRFEPLMEIIRHQDELYDGTGKPDHLQGEQIPIGARIIKVVKDYDFFVAGSNNPRRMHTKSAQGYLRQQAGIFYDTQVVEAFITIVSAVTRIEEGMELCVSLSEVRPGMVIKRDIYLPNGSLMLTAGNAMNESLLRKLKELEKEMHMPIAVYIG; from the coding sequence ATGCAAATGGATAACACTCATGATGAAAAGTTAAACATTCTGCTACTCGATGATGAAAACGATATTCTGAAAGCTCTAAATCGAGTATTGCGGATGGAGTACAACGTTGTCACCTTTGATAATGGTGCAGAGGCGCTGCAATATCTTGAACAGAACCTCATCCATATCATCATCTCTGATATGCGTATGCCGGAAATGGATGGTGCGGATTTTCTTGCAAAGGCGCGAGAAATGCAGCCCCAAACGGTTCGACTCTTATTGACTGGCTACGCAGACATTCAATCAACGGTACGAGCGGTGAATGCGGGAGGGATCCATACCTACATCAGTAAACCTTGGGACAATGAAAACCTGAAACTGATAGTGGGTAAAGCCGCAGAATTTTATCGTCTGAGCCGCGATAAAGAGCGGCTCACCATCGAGCTGGAAGAACGGAATAAAGACCTTGAAGTCGCCAATCAAGCCCTAGCGGCCAATAACCTGAAACTCTCTCAGTTCAACCAAGAGTTGGAAGTGAAAGTTCAAGAGCGTACGCTGGAGTTGCAAGACAGCAATAAACGATTGGAAGTTTCCCTCGCCTCTCGAAATAAAACCTTCAAAGATATTTTGGCAATGGTGACGGCGATCATTCAGCACCGCACCGGTTATCCGGCCGATCACGCTGAGCGTATTGCCAACCAAGCGAAATCAGTGGCGCTTAAACTTAAACAGCCAGAAGCAGTAGCTAGCCATGTCTATCTGTGTGGTTTAATGCATCAGATCGGTTTAATTGGTGAAGCGAACAATGATTGGAAAGTCATCAAAGTGCATCAGGATACCGATATTCCCATCACACCGAATGTGAATCCTATCCTTGGCGCAGAAATTGTGGGGCGAATTAAACGTTTTGAGCCGTTGATGGAAATTATTCGTCACCAAGACGAGTTGTATGACGGTACAGGGAAACCTGACCATTTACAGGGAGAACAGATCCCGATTGGTGCGCGGATTATCAAAGTGGTCAAAGACTATGATTTCTTCGTGGCTGGTTCCAATAACCCAAGACGAATGCACACCAAAAGTGCGCAAGGGTATCTACGTCAGCAAGCTGGGATTTTTTACGATACCCAAGTGGTGGAAGCATTTATCACCATCGTGAGTGCAGTGACACGTATTGAAGAAGGGATGGAGCTGTGCGTGAGCTTAAGCGAAGTACGCCCTGGAATGGTGATTAAACGCGATATTTATTTACCTAATGGCAGCTTGATGCTTACGGCAGGGAATGCGATGAATGAATCTTTGTTGCGTAAGTTGAAAGAGCTGGAAAAAGAGATGCACATGCCTATTGCAGTTTACATTGGTTAA
- a CDS encoding phosphate/phosphite/phosphonate ABC transporter substrate-binding protein produces the protein MRYWWFALTWLISSFALSSTLTFGVVPQQSPEELAKRWVPILENLSESSELSLEFRTATTIPEFEQRVKNGEYDVVYMNPYHYTFFHEQPGYMAFAKQKDQKLQGIIVVAKDSPITSIKDLDGKTLAFPSPAAFAATIIPQALLKKEGVNIESQYVSSHDSVYLNIANGFFVAGGGIQRTFNTAPKEVTSQLRVLWESPKFTPHAFAYHPRLNQAQVLALKEALLNLSQTEAGLLQLQAIGFSGIEAAQDSDWDDIRDLHIQTLSHLLKE, from the coding sequence ATGCGCTATTGGTGGTTTGCTTTAACTTGGTTGATTTCTTCATTCGCCCTTTCTTCAACCCTTACGTTTGGTGTTGTACCCCAGCAATCCCCCGAGGAATTGGCTAAACGCTGGGTACCCATTTTAGAAAATCTCTCAGAAAGTTCGGAACTCTCTTTGGAATTTCGAACCGCAACAACCATTCCTGAGTTTGAACAACGGGTAAAAAATGGTGAATATGATGTGGTGTATATGAACCCCTATCACTACACTTTTTTCCATGAACAACCGGGATACATGGCGTTTGCCAAACAAAAAGATCAAAAACTGCAAGGCATCATAGTGGTTGCTAAAGACAGTCCAATAACTTCGATTAAAGATCTCGATGGGAAAACGCTCGCCTTTCCTTCGCCAGCGGCTTTTGCTGCCACCATCATTCCTCAGGCACTACTCAAGAAAGAAGGCGTAAATATTGAATCACAATATGTTTCTTCACACGACTCTGTATATCTTAATATTGCCAATGGTTTTTTTGTCGCAGGGGGGGGTATTCAACGCACCTTTAATACCGCACCCAAAGAGGTAACCAGTCAACTGCGCGTTCTTTGGGAAAGCCCTAAATTCACACCTCACGCATTCGCTTACCACCCACGGCTTAATCAAGCCCAGGTCTTAGCCCTGAAAGAAGCCTTATTGAATCTTTCACAAACAGAAGCAGGCCTGCTACAGCTGCAAGCGATTGGCTTTTCTGGAATAGAAGCGGCACAAGACAGTGATTGGGACGATATTCGGGACCTACATATACAGACGCTTTCCCATCTGCTTAAGGAATAA
- a CDS encoding sensor histidine kinase: MSIRLKTMLGVALIEAFLLTILITFTLSYLESTNYDGLKKRAHTTITLFSTMVKNAVLAYDLASLESAATLMMSNQDIVYVCVENAHGKELIFKGERELFKAYHTINDEDFSQLQPIYTASDIIEVSGTAFGTVFIGFDLSYLEEQLEHARRWTLLIILGEMGLVALFSYMLGNALTRRLTQLKIATDQITFGNREVLVDIKGHDEISRVAHSFQQMIQSLRHSEATMRDYQHQLEQWNLELEDKVNQRTETLLAKNQQLEEMNTKLTLMKDKLVETEKMVSIGTLAAGFAHEINNPNGALKSHLQLIQQDFNQIKICFDNIELMLAGTSYHDKFSRIKNDLYIEESVSGIEESLRDALHCVDRIKTIVDKVQRCQTQPNWHNSSWVSPLSLLEQAITICGLREWVVWKEQALYPPLIYCYSNDFITAFSAILNNAFQAYTSNDPNVRIELSLRHEQHQLEIEIVDFGRGMSPEEKQHAFDPFFTTHDVGKGVGLGLTEAYSSIKKYAGDIQLFSEQGQGTRVFITLPLAPSQP, from the coding sequence ATGTCGATACGCTTAAAGACTATGCTCGGAGTGGCGTTGATTGAGGCGTTTTTGCTGACTATTTTGATCACCTTCACTCTGAGCTATCTGGAATCCACCAACTATGATGGATTAAAGAAACGAGCCCATACGACGATCACTCTTTTTTCAACCATGGTGAAAAATGCCGTGCTTGCCTACGATTTGGCTAGCCTTGAATCGGCCGCTACCTTGATGATGTCCAATCAAGACATTGTCTATGTCTGTGTAGAAAACGCCCACGGTAAAGAATTGATCTTCAAAGGAGAACGTGAGTTATTTAAGGCTTACCATACGATTAACGATGAAGATTTTTCACAACTCCAACCCATCTATACGGCTAGCGATATTATAGAGGTGAGTGGCACCGCATTTGGCACGGTGTTTATTGGGTTCGATCTTTCTTATCTCGAAGAACAACTTGAACATGCAAGGCGTTGGACTTTGCTCATCATTCTCGGTGAAATGGGATTGGTGGCCCTCTTCTCTTATATGCTCGGTAACGCACTCACACGCCGTTTGACTCAGTTGAAAATCGCCACTGATCAGATCACATTTGGTAACCGTGAAGTATTAGTTGATATAAAAGGGCATGATGAAATCAGCCGCGTAGCACACTCCTTTCAGCAAATGATTCAATCACTGCGCCATTCCGAAGCCACTATGCGCGATTATCAGCACCAACTTGAACAGTGGAATTTAGAGCTCGAAGATAAAGTCAACCAACGCACTGAAACGCTGTTAGCCAAAAACCAACAGTTGGAAGAGATGAACACCAAGCTGACGTTGATGAAAGATAAATTGGTCGAAACCGAAAAAATGGTTTCGATTGGCACTCTTGCAGCGGGATTTGCCCATGAAATTAATAACCCTAATGGCGCACTAAAAAGCCATTTACAGCTGATTCAGCAAGATTTTAATCAAATAAAAATCTGCTTCGATAATATTGAGTTGATGTTGGCTGGCACGAGCTATCACGATAAGTTTTCCCGAATAAAAAACGATCTTTACATCGAGGAGAGTGTTTCAGGGATTGAAGAAAGCTTGCGAGATGCTTTGCACTGTGTCGACCGAATCAAAACGATTGTGGATAAGGTACAACGTTGCCAAACTCAACCCAATTGGCACAACAGCAGTTGGGTTTCCCCGCTAAGTCTGCTTGAACAAGCAATCACGATTTGTGGCTTACGTGAGTGGGTAGTCTGGAAAGAACAAGCGCTCTATCCTCCCCTCATTTATTGCTACAGCAACGATTTCATCACGGCCTTCAGCGCCATCCTTAACAATGCATTTCAAGCCTATACGAGCAACGACCCCAATGTGCGTATTGAACTGTCACTGCGCCATGAGCAACATCAATTGGAAATTGAGATTGTCGATTTTGGGCGTGGAATGAGCCCAGAAGAGAAGCAACACGCCTTTGACCCTTTTTTTACCACCCATGATGTGGGAAAAGGCGTAGGCCTCGGTTTAACCGAAGCCTACAGTAGTATCAAAAAATACGCAGGGGATATTCAATTGTTCAGCGAACAGGGCCAAGGCACTCGCGTATTCATTACTCTACCTTTAGCCCCGAGCCAACCATAA
- a CDS encoding chemotaxis protein CheC, which produces MTIVLSADHKDALQEFMNISMGRAASKLATLLNLHVTISVPNIRVATEEDMRALQSYAEDYYYTRQSFYGGMDGELITLMSRIGCEQVVNDLNHTKGMADGLVSIEESILDISNILSGASLKGLCQQIELKTKIQPPVLFDPKHQPLPLLQWRLSLIMEINFLIEKASFSAKTIICFADNELEKVFAHLDELLM; this is translated from the coding sequence ATGACCATAGTACTTTCCGCAGACCACAAAGACGCATTGCAGGAATTCATGAACATCTCAATGGGGAGAGCGGCCAGTAAGCTTGCGACCTTGCTCAATCTGCACGTCACTATCTCTGTGCCGAATATCCGTGTTGCCACGGAAGAAGATATGCGTGCTTTGCAGTCGTATGCCGAAGATTATTACTACACAAGACAATCCTTTTATGGAGGGATGGATGGTGAACTGATTACCCTAATGAGTCGAATTGGCTGTGAGCAAGTGGTCAATGATCTCAACCACACCAAAGGTATGGCGGACGGGTTAGTGAGCATTGAAGAGAGTATTTTAGATATCTCCAACATCCTGTCTGGGGCAAGTTTAAAAGGGCTATGCCAACAGATTGAGTTGAAAACAAAGATTCAACCACCTGTGCTTTTTGATCCCAAGCATCAACCTTTGCCGCTGTTGCAATGGCGGTTGTCGTTAATTATGGAAATCAACTTCCTCATTGAGAAGGCATCTTTTTCTGCCAAAACCATTATCTGTTTTGCCGATAATGAATTGGAGAAGGTGTTTGCGCATCTTGATGAACTGTTGATGTAA
- a CDS encoding sensor histidine kinase — protein MVNKHWASSENKVVNGGEGHIPFALLAFLKVLFSNVKPKRKLDSLMSTVCELVPECQLALLEHQVDDYWHLIQSRGVANSHQEYGLFPGLTEEEWYSIPDVQQESVWLEHYADCFPESCSALVVKFHSSEKHYQLLIMLPTRNGFSHHQRDELYALFDVTKSALYSMLQFRKAVIDKHQVQQEEKLASLGKLAAGVAHEINNPLGFVMSNFSCLNEYVAQIKQHPQIQQINDVQIQEMIADSEAILIESLEGLSRIKNIVSSLNVYAHTRENLAEIDLRDVVSSALALIIGDLKFRAHFTYPVPDKPYYIRGTYNKLQQVFINLIINAVQSVPSAREGLIGIEIHEVRWPGESIPRVQVAIQDNGKGISAEHLEKVFEPFFTTKTVGDGAGLGLSVSREIIEEHHGKIKLMSTEGMGTRVLVTLPLAVRTQGVS, from the coding sequence ATGGTGAATAAACACTGGGCTTCATCTGAAAATAAGGTGGTTAATGGGGGGGAAGGGCATATTCCTTTCGCCCTGTTGGCCTTTCTCAAAGTTCTCTTTTCAAATGTAAAACCCAAGCGCAAGCTAGATAGTTTGATGAGCACGGTCTGTGAGCTTGTACCTGAGTGTCAACTCGCGTTACTCGAACATCAAGTGGATGATTATTGGCATCTTATTCAGAGCCGTGGTGTGGCGAATAGCCATCAAGAGTATGGATTATTCCCCGGATTGACCGAAGAAGAGTGGTACAGCATCCCCGATGTGCAACAAGAGTCGGTTTGGTTGGAGCACTATGCGGACTGTTTTCCCGAATCTTGTAGCGCTTTGGTTGTGAAATTTCATAGCTCAGAGAAGCATTACCAACTGCTTATTATGCTCCCTACACGGAATGGCTTTAGCCACCATCAGCGGGATGAACTGTATGCCTTGTTTGATGTGACAAAAAGTGCCTTGTACTCCATGTTGCAGTTTCGTAAGGCGGTTATCGATAAACATCAGGTACAGCAAGAAGAAAAATTGGCCTCTTTGGGTAAGCTAGCTGCTGGAGTGGCACATGAAATCAACAATCCACTTGGGTTTGTAATGAGTAACTTCAGCTGCTTGAATGAATACGTGGCTCAGATTAAGCAGCATCCACAGATCCAACAGATTAATGATGTTCAGATACAAGAGATGATTGCTGATAGTGAAGCAATTTTAATTGAAAGCCTCGAAGGGTTATCGCGGATCAAAAATATTGTTTCGAGTCTAAATGTCTACGCTCACACCCGTGAAAATTTGGCGGAAATTGATTTGCGAGACGTGGTGAGTTCTGCGCTTGCCCTCATCATCGGGGATTTAAAATTCCGCGCGCATTTTACTTACCCTGTACCAGATAAGCCTTATTACATTCGTGGCACTTACAATAAGCTGCAGCAAGTATTCATTAATTTGATCATCAATGCGGTGCAATCGGTCCCTAGTGCTCGTGAAGGCCTTATTGGTATTGAAATTCATGAAGTACGTTGGCCTGGAGAGAGCATTCCTCGGGTACAAGTGGCCATTCAAGACAACGGTAAAGGGATCAGTGCGGAGCACCTAGAAAAGGTATTTGAACCTTTCTTTACCACTAAAACCGTGGGGGATGGGGCAGGGCTTGGGTTGTCCGTCTCGCGTGAAATTATTGAAGAGCATCATGGCAAAATTAAACTCATGTCAACGGAAGGCATGGGAACACGAGTCTTGGTTACGCTGCCACTCGCGGTGAGAACGCAAGGAGTCTCCTGA